In Aphanothece sacrum FPU1, a single genomic region encodes these proteins:
- a CDS encoding AtzE family amidohydrolase yields the protein MQMLDLDGITITHNLKSKKITATKIIEQTLTEVEQQNSILNCFTAILKESALNQAQIIDSTIDKGNNPGILAGVPFAVKNLFDIEGITTLAGSKINAENPPAIQDSITIRKLKQAGAILVGALNMDEYAYGFVTENTHYGATPNPHDLTRISGGSSGGSAAAVAANLVPFTLGSDTNGSIRVPAALCGVLGLKPTYGRVSRSGAFLFSSSLDHIGFFARSVRDIAAIFDVLQGQDINDPVCTSLPPQPCFPVLQNGIDGLKIAIAGDYFQEGAEVEVLEAVEMVAKLLNTQTIINIPETHRARAAAYIITACEGSNLHLERLRSRSQDFDPATRDRFLAGALIPGSWYVQAQRFRRWYQDQVMSIFQEVDVIIAPTTPCIATLLGQEKMIINGKEILIRPNLGRFTQPLSFIGLPVLSFPILRDNKLPLGVQLIAAPYEEAKILQVATFLEKSFCGTRILPVRK from the coding sequence ATGCAAATGTTAGATTTAGATGGAATCACAATTACTCATAATCTTAAGTCTAAAAAAATAACAGCAACTAAGATTATTGAGCAAACTTTAACCGAAGTTGAACAGCAAAATTCGATTTTAAATTGTTTCACTGCCATCTTAAAAGAATCTGCTTTAAATCAAGCACAAATTATTGATTCTACTATTGACAAAGGGAACAATCCAGGCATATTAGCAGGAGTTCCTTTTGCGGTTAAAAACCTTTTTGATATTGAAGGAATTACCACATTAGCGGGGTCAAAAATTAATGCAGAAAATCCACCAGCTATTCAAGATTCTATCACAATTAGGAAATTAAAACAAGCAGGAGCTATTTTAGTTGGGGCATTAAATATGGATGAATATGCTTATGGTTTTGTTACAGAAAATACTCATTATGGGGCAACTCCTAATCCTCATGATTTAACAAGAATTTCGGGGGGATCTTCTGGAGGTTCTGCTGCTGCTGTGGCGGCTAATTTAGTCCCTTTTACATTAGGATCTGATACGAATGGATCAATCAGAGTTCCTGCGGCTTTATGTGGGGTTTTAGGATTAAAACCGACTTATGGAAGGGTATCAAGATCAGGGGCATTTTTATTTTCTAGTAGTTTAGATCATATTGGCTTTTTTGCGCGTTCTGTCAGAGATATTGCGGCTATTTTTGATGTTTTGCAAGGACAAGATATTAATGATCCGGTGTGTACTTCTTTGCCGCCTCAACCTTGTTTTCCTGTATTACAAAATGGCATTGATGGGTTAAAAATTGCTATTGCGGGAGACTATTTTCAAGAAGGGGCAGAAGTTGAAGTATTAGAGGCTGTAGAAATGGTGGCTAAACTATTAAATACACAGACTATTATTAATATACCAGAAACTCATCGAGCTAGGGCAGCCGCTTATATTATTACTGCTTGTGAGGGATCTAATTTACACTTAGAAAGATTGCGATCGCGTTCTCAAGATTTTGATCCAGCAACGAGAGATCGCTTTTTAGCGGGGGCATTAATTCCAGGTTCTTGGTATGTACAAGCGCAACGGTTTCGTCGTTGGTATCAAGATCAAGTTATGTCAATTTTTCAAGAAGTTGATGTTATTATAGCCCCGACTACTCCTTGTATTGCTACACTTTTAGGACAGGAAAAAATGATTATTAATGGGAAAGAAATATTGATTCGTCCGAATTTGGGAAGGTTTACTCAACCTTTATCTTTTATAGGTTTACCTGTGTTATCTTTTCCGATTTTAAGAGATAATAAATTACCGTTAGGGGTTCAATTAATAGCTGCCCCTTATGAAGAGGCTAAAATTTTACAAGTTGCTACATTTTTAGAAAAAAGCTTTTGTGGCACACGCATTTTGCCTGTGAGAAAATAG
- a CDS encoding CopG family transcriptional regulator, protein MKQTIIYLPEETEANLQELVNKKGQSISELVQELINNYLSQFPQKIPKSVGMGASGRNDLSSKVDELLTFVYIRKNWEE, encoded by the coding sequence ATGAAACAAACAATTATTTATTTGCCGGAAGAAACCGAAGCTAATTTACAAGAATTAGTCAATAAAAAAGGTCAATCTATTTCCGAATTAGTCCAAGAACTAATCAACAATTATTTAAGTCAATTTCCCCAAAAAATTCCTAAATCAGTAGGAATGGGTGCTAGTGGGAGAAATGATTTATCCTCTAAAGTAGATGAATTATTAACGTTTGTTTACATTAGAAAGAATTGGGAGGAATAG